The following coding sequences are from one Spea bombifrons isolate aSpeBom1 chromosome 13, aSpeBom1.2.pri, whole genome shotgun sequence window:
- the LOC128471710 gene encoding proton channel OTOP2-like, whose amino-acid sequence MEREQHLSISTNLSEMQTIPLKTGSIEKWKKRGRLLSGLVGSNILLFSCTLVTCVFSKDVEIWETDMLVFLSIMLVLCITWMLFQMYFSWKKKDAILFKDCQAGPIWMRGGIVFFGIGTIVMDFLKIIQAVGYKDCEPPVKIIQPLLQVMFVIVQTYFLWMSCKDCVQIHINATRCGLMMLLTVNLAIWVIAVTEESRHHTVELQKYFDGNVTSTNDSHGYSGNMNHCECKSKCTFSPTSYYYLYPFNIEYNLFAAALIFIMWKNVGRRIDDNSTQHHGIGPGVLQHVPLLGLISGMSVLVIGLVMFIMYEVGRENTLKHWLSLSTFYFFHVVSLGLMSLANLVGIIIFRLDTRSMDNDKNPSRTLDMTLLLSATLAQYAISYYSMIAMVATNPTTLLSCLTLIYSLLMIVQHSLQNVFIIEGLHRLPPNHLVNSHGTSNTSCSHCQQEASLQVIICEAEDVHSITSVPRHPNHPQIQHMSRRATLTAHLKTHLKKRKTMKDIYLFLFLSNIIFWIMPAFGARIRFDTGLEVKFYGFTIWAIITNVCLPFGIFYRMHAAASLLELYSMS is encoded by the exons ATGGAAAGAGAACAGCACTTAAGCATCTCGACCAACCTGTCAGAAATGCAGACTATTCCCTTAAAAACTGGGTCAATTGAAAAGTGGAAGAAGAGGGGCCGGCTTCTCTCTGGGCTTGTAGGCTCTAATATTCTGTTATTCAGCTGCACCTTGGTGACCTGTGTATTCAGTAAAGATGTGGAAATTTGGGAGACAGACATGCTCGTATTTCTTTCCATTATGTTGGTGCTCTGTATAACGTGGATGCtcttccaaatgtatttttcatggaaaaaaaaagatgccatATTGTTCAAGGATTGCCAAGCAGGGCCCATATGGATGAGAG GTGGAATAGTCTTTTTTGGCATTGGCACCATAGTTATGGATTTCCTAAAGATCATACAAGCTGTGGGATACAAGGACTGCGAACCTCCAGTGAAAATTATTCAACCTCTCCTACAAGTTATGTTTGTCATTGTGCAG ACATATTTCCTATGGATGTCAtgcaaagattgtgttcagatCCATATAAATGCTACCAG GTGTGGACTTATGATGCTGCTGACCGTTAATCTGGCCATCTGGGTGATCGCAGTTACTGAAGAATCCAGGCATCATACAGTCGAATTACAGAAGTATTTTGATGGAAATGTTACAAGCACCAATGATAGTCATG GTTACTCTGGAAATATGAACCACTGTGAGTGCAAATCTAAATGCACTTTCTCCCCGACCTCTTATTATTACTTATACCCTTTTAATATTGAATACAACCTGTTTGCAGCAGCCTTGATTTTTATCATGTGGAAAAATGTGGGGCGACGAATTGATGACAACTCTACCCAACACCATGGAATAGGCCCAGGAGTTCTCCAACATGTCCCATTGCTAGGGCTTATATCTGGCATGTCTGTTCTGGTTATTGGGCTAGTGATGTTTATTATGTATGAAGTGGGGCGAGAGAACACCCTCAAACACTGGCTGTCACTTAGCACTTTTTACTTCTTCCATGTAGTCAGCCTAGGGCTAATGAGTTTGGCTAACTTGGTGGGCATTATCATCTTCAGACTGGATACGAGAAGCATGGATAATGACAAGAACCCTAGTCGCACGTTGGATATGACTCTGCTGCTCAGTGCAACACTAGCTCAATATGCAATCTCATATTATTCTATGATTGCGATGGTGGCTACGAATCCTACTACCCTCCTAAGCTGTTTAACACTTATTTATTCACTACTTATGATTGTTCAGCACTCCCTTCAGAATGTGTTCATAATTGAAGGGTTGCATCGGCTTCCACCAAATCATTTAGTAAACTCACATGGGACTTCAAACACCTCTTGCTCCCATTGTCAACAGGAAGCCAGCCTGCAAGTCATTATTTGTGAAGCAGAGGACGTACATTCCATTACAAGTGTCCCTCGACACCCAAATCATCCTCAAATCCAGCATATGTCAAGAAGAGCCACATTGACTGCACATCTCAAGACACAtctcaagaaaagaaaaacaatgaaagACATTTATTTGTTCCTGTTTTTGAGTAACATCATT TTCTGGATCATGCCGGCATTTGGAGCTCGAATACGTTTCGACACTGGCTTGGAAGTGAAGTTTTATGGGTTTACTATCTGGGCCATAATCACTAATGTCTGCCTGCCATTTGGAATCTTCTATCGAATGCATGCAGCTGCCAGTTTGCTGGAACTTTACAGCATGTCCTAG